The following nucleotide sequence is from Streptomyces sp. NBC_00237.
GGCGCTCACGCGCTCTTTACGCCGTTCAGGCGGCCTGCCAGGCACACTGGAGGCATGACGACCGGCACTCCGCCCCCGACCGCTACGACGACCCCCCGCAAGCGCTCCCGCGCCCGCACCTTCGTGCCCCTTGGCATCGCCGCCTGGCTGGTGCTGGAGATCTGGCTGCTGACCCTCGTGGCCGGCGCGGCGGGCGGGCTCACCGTCTTCCTGCTGCTGGTCGGGGCCGTCGTGCTCGGCGGCGCCGTGATCAAGCGGGCGGGCCGCCGCGCGTTCCAGAACCTCAGCGAGACGATCCAGCGCCAGCAGCAGTCCGGCGGGGCGTACGACCCGGCGGCCGACGCGCAGGGCAAGAAGGGCTCAGGCAACGGCTTCGTGATGCTGGGCGGGCTGCTCCTGATCCTGCCCGGCCTGATCTCCGACGTGCTGGGCCTGCTGGTCCTGGTGCCGTCCGTGCGCAAGGCGCTCGGCCGGTTCGCGGAGAAGTCCCTCCAGAAGCGCATGGACGCCGTGCAGCAGCCCGGCAGCCTCGGCGACGTGTTCCAGCAGGCCCGGATGCACCGCCCCGACGGCAAGGTCGTCCAGGGCGAGGTCGTCCGCGACGACACGCCGTCGCGGCAGCCGTACCCGCCGCGCCGCGAGGACGGCCCCCGGACGCCGCTGACGCCCTGATCCACGTATGTACGACGAGAGCCACGTACGCACGACAAGAGGTACGCGAGAGGTACGCACGACAAGAGCCGAGGGGCTCCGCCACACAGTGTGTGGCGGAGCCCCTCGGCTCTTGCGCTGTACTTCTCTCGTGCCCTCGACCCGCGTACGGGTGTCAGGCGGACTTGCGGCTGTCCCGCGGATGCACCGCGATGTTCATGGCGCCGGAACGCAGTACCGCGAGCCTTTCGGCCAGGACCTCTTCGAGTTCCTCGCGGGTGCGCCGCTCCATGAGCATGTCCCAGTGCGTTCGCGCGGGCTTGCCCTTCTTCTCCTCCGGCCCATCGCCGTCCACCAGGAGTGCCTGGGTCCCGCAGACCTTGCACTCCCACTCCGGCGGAATTTCCGCTTCCACGGAGAAGGGCATCTCAAAGCGATGGCCCTTCTCACATGCGTACTCCACCGCCTGGCGCGGGGCCAGATCGATGCCGCGGTCCGTCTCGTAGCTCGTAACCACGAGCCGCGTACCGCGGAGAGCTCGCTCACTCATGAATCGTGCCTCCCGGGCTTGTCGCCCACAGGACAGGTAGGTGTCGCTGTCGTCGTCATCCGGTCAACGTCCGGTCGGCGGTAAAGATTCCCGTTGCGGGTCAGTGCGTCGCCCGTCGTGCCGCCCCTTGTTGTACCCACCAGTGACCGCTTTGTCACATCTGACAGCAGATGTCACCCAGTCTTTTTCCTGCGAAGGTTCGCAGTAACGGTCCGCCTGGCAGGCCAAAGGCGTACACTACCGGCCTTTTACTTCAAGGTCTAAATTCTTTCCGGAACGGGGTTCCCCGCCGCCTCGACGGCCTGCCTCACGGGTACCCGCGCGAGCAGGACGAACCCCACCACGAAGAACACCACCAGGGACACGATCGCGTCCCGGTAACTGCCCGTGAGCTGGAAGGCCAGACCGAACACCAGCGGCCCCAGCCAGCTCATTCCCCGGTCGCTCATCTCGTACGCGGAGAAGTACTCGGCCTCCTTGCCGCGCGGCACCAGGTGCGAGAACAGCGACCGGGACAGGGCTTGACTGCCGCCGAGAACCAGACCGATCGCCGCCGCCAGGACGAAGAACCAGACGGGCGCGCCGGCCGG
It contains:
- a CDS encoding RNA polymerase-binding protein RbpA yields the protein MSERALRGTRLVVTSYETDRGIDLAPRQAVEYACEKGHRFEMPFSVEAEIPPEWECKVCGTQALLVDGDGPEEKKGKPARTHWDMLMERRTREELEEVLAERLAVLRSGAMNIAVHPRDSRKSA
- the fxsA gene encoding FxsA family membrane protein, whose product is MTTGTPPPTATTTPRKRSRARTFVPLGIAAWLVLEIWLLTLVAGAAGGLTVFLLLVGAVVLGGAVIKRAGRRAFQNLSETIQRQQQSGGAYDPAADAQGKKGSGNGFVMLGGLLLILPGLISDVLGLLVLVPSVRKALGRFAEKSLQKRMDAVQQPGSLGDVFQQARMHRPDGKVVQGEVVRDDTPSRQPYPPRREDGPRTPLTP